A window of the Salvelinus sp. IW2-2015 linkage group LG3, ASM291031v2, whole genome shotgun sequence genome harbors these coding sequences:
- the LOC111955206 gene encoding menin: MRGVNMGLHSAQKKHFPLKGIDGVVALFDAELRKPEPDLALLSLVLGFVEHFLAVNRVIPINVPGVRFEPLEPDCPNSCFPTVELGMLSALRERFTAQIRGAVDLSQYRRPAGGSSRELVKKVSDVIWNSLSRSYFKDRAHIQSLFSLITGTKLDSSGVAFAVVAACQVLGLRDVHLALSEDHAWVIFGKNGEETAEVTWHGKGNEDRRGQTVAAGVGERSWLYLKGSYMKCNRNMEVAFMVCAINPSLDLHTDSSEMLQLQQRLLWLLYERGDLERYPMAMGTLADLEDQEPIPGKENPYTIHLKAVNSAKKYYNNEHIYPFMYLAGYHYRHREVREALGAWAEAAQVMQDYNYFREDEEIYKEFFDIANDVIPTLLKETAAAAESGGEGGEKDQPIQAAALSALQDPECFAHLLRFYDGICKWEEGSPTPVLHVGWATYLVQSLSRFDAQIRQKVSIITKEPEPQDDDDQSSEDPREGRRRGPRRESKLEDQASPPTQSTPTTPVPPPTQPAQAKKVGGEGGTRRRSSGLRGGDPEGKAKSPSPVPSPAQQLPSPSVGPXVAFQSKKMKGMKELLSAAKINSSAIKLQLTAQSQVQMKRQKSTQSGDYTMSFMKRQRKSL, from the exons ATGAGAGGGGTCAACATGGGACTACACTCAGCCCAGAAGAAACACTTTCCCCTAAAGGGGATCGATGGTGTGGTTGCGTTGTTCGACGCGGAGCTCCGTAAACCCGAACCGGACCTGGCCCTTCTCTCATTGGTCCTGGGCTTCGTTGAACACTTCCTGGCCGTGAACCGGGTCATACCAATAAACGTRCCGGGGGTGCGCTTCGAGCCACTGGAGCCCGACTGTCCAAACTCCTGCTTCCCTACAGTGGAGTTAGGGATGCTGTCGGCCCTACGTGAGCGTTTCACTGCCCAAATCCGGGGAGCAGTGGACCTGTCTCAGTACCGCAGGCCTGCCGGCGGATCCAGCAGGGAACTGGTGAAGAAGGTGTCTGACGTCATCTGGAACAGCCTGAGCCGCTCCTACTTTAAGGACCGCGCCCACATCCAATCCCTCTTCAGTCTCATCACAG GCACAAAGCTGGACAGCTCGGGGGTGGCATTTGCAGTGGTGGCAGCGTGCCAGGTTCTGGGGCTGCGGGATGTGCACCTGGCCCTGTCCGAGGACCACGCCTGGGTCATCTTTGGCAAGAACGGAGAGGAGACAGCTGAGGTCACCTGGCACGGCAAGGGCAACGAGGACCGGAGGGGGCAGACAGTTGCCGCCGGTGTCGGCGAGAGG AGCTGGCTGTACCTGAAGGGTTCCTATATGAAGTGTAACAGGAACATGGAGGTGGCCTTCATGGTGTGTGCCATCAACCCTTCACTGGACCTGCACACTGACAGCTCTGAAATGCTACAGCTTCAACAG AGGCTTCTATGGCTGCTCTATGAGCGAGGAGACCTGGAAAG ATATCCCATGGCCATGGGCACCCTGGCTGACCTGGAGGATCAGGAGCCCATCCCTGGCAAAGAGAACCCCTACACCATCCACCTTAAA gcTGTGAACTCTGCTAAGAAGTACTACAACAACGAACACATCTACCCTTTCATGTACCTGGCTGGCTACCACTACAGACACAGGGAGGTCCGGGAGGCACTGGGGGCCTGGGCCGAGGCTGCACAGGTCATGCAGGA CTACAACTACTTCCGCGAGGATGAAGAGATCTACAAGGAGTTTTTCGACATCGccaacgacgtcatccccaccCTGCTGAAGGAGACGGCTGCAGCTGCCGAGagcggaggggagggaggagaaaag GACCAGCCCATACAGGCTGCCGCCCTCTCGGCCCTCCAGGACCCAGAATGCTTTGCCCACCTGTTGCGGTTTTATGACGGTATCTGTAAGTGGGAGGAGGGAAGCCCCACCCCRGTCCTCCACGTGGGCTGGGCCACCTACCTGGTCCAGTCCCTCAGTCGTTTTGACGCACAG ATCCGTCAGAAAGTGTCTATCATCACCAAAGAGCCGGAGCCCCAGGACGACGACGACCAATCCAGCGAGGACCCCCGCGAGGGGCGAAGACGTGGGCCGAGACGTGAGTCCAAACTGGAAGACCAAGCTTCCCCTCCTACACAatccacccccaccacccctgTCCCACCACCAACCCAGCCTGCCCAGGCCAAGAAAGTAGGTGGGGAGGGCGGGACGCGGCGTCGCTCCTCAGGACTCCGCGGTGGAGACCCAGAAGGCAAGGCCAAGTCCCCCAGCCCGGTGCCCTCTCCTGCCCAACAGCTGCCCTCCCCCAGCGTGGGTCCCRTGGTGGCCTTCCAGAGCAAGAAGATGAAAGGCATGAAGGAGCTGCTGTCGGCAGCCAAGATCAACTCCAGTGCCATCAAGCTCCAGCTCACCGCCCAGTCACAGGTTCAAATGAAGAGGCAGAAGAGCACACAGTCGGGAGACTACACCATGTCGTTCATGAAGCGCCAGCGCAAATCTCTGTAG